The Rhizobium sp. ACO-34A genome segment TGATCGTGGCGTGGTCGAGGATGCCTTCGGATTCGATCTCGCACCGCTTGCGCTGCGCGCCGGTGAGATCCATGCCGCCGCCGAAGCCGCTCGCCGCGAGGAGCGGGCAATCCGGGCCCTGCGCAGCGAGGTGACGCTTCACCAGCGGGATATAGCACGCATCGTCGAATGCGCGCTGGAAGAGGGCAGGGCAGGTGACTGGCTCGGCATGGCGGAACGTCTGTCGATGATTTCGGGCGGATTGGGACGCAATGCCGGTATCGACGCGCTCGAAGCCCGTCGGAGCGAGTTCGCGCGCCTTCGAGCGGAGGTGGAAAACTCTTACCTTTCAAGTCTTTCCGAAGAAGAAATGAGCGCCAATGATCTTCAAACTGAGCGCCATTATCAGAATTCAAACACCGAACTTACTTCTGAATTAAACGGCCAGGAACATAATACAGCGAAGCCCGCAAGCGCCGTGGAGGCGGCCCCCGAACGCAAGATGGCAATCAGTCTGGTCCGATTGAAGCGATTGTGCCCCGGGATCATCGATTATGCCCGCGACGGCATCAGCAACTGGTCGGATCTGATCAAGACCGCCGATCTCGTGCGCTCCATGCTGGGTGTTTCGCCCGATGCCTGGCGCAAGGCGAAGGCGGCGATGGGCGAACAGGCGGCCTCGGTGGTGATCGCCTTCATTCTCGAGCGCGCCGATACGATCCGCTCGCCCGGCGGCTACCTGCGCGATCTCACCGCAAAGGCCGAGAAATCCGCCTTCAGCGTCTACCCGATGCTTCAGGCGCTTGAAAAGATGAAGGAATGA includes the following:
- a CDS encoding replication initiation protein; the protein is MMERIVTTPFGGGRVSARIFAAQARTAERQEKLKSGEGGNDSGRADKWQLLRAVTEARRTFGLGDRTICVLEALVSFNTDRELDGSAPIIVFPSNRELSLRARGMAPATIRRHLAALVDAGLVIRRDSANGKRYCLRDDRGVVEDAFGFDLAPLALRAGEIHAAAEAARREERAIRALRSEVTLHQRDIARIVECALEEGRAGDWLGMAERLSMISGGLGRNAGIDALEARRSEFARLRAEVENSYLSSLSEEEMSANDLQTERHYQNSNTELTSELNGQEHNTAKPASAVEAAPERKMAISLVRLKRLCPGIIDYARDGISNWSDLIKTADLVRSMLGVSPDAWRKAKAAMGEQAASVVIAFILERADTIRSPGGYLRDLTAKAEKSAFSVYPMLQALEKMKE